The Coffea arabica cultivar ET-39 chromosome 1e, Coffea Arabica ET-39 HiFi, whole genome shotgun sequence genome has a window encoding:
- the LOC113713251 gene encoding cytochrome b561 and DOMON domain-containing protein At3g25290-like — translation MASSFAKPLLILSALLLSLLISPSQSATCSSQTLSNNKLYAHCNDLPSLDSYLHYSYDPVQSTLSVAFIAPPAKPNGWIAWAINPTGSGMLGAQSLIAFRNSAGQMTVKTYNITSYAPPIKESKVWFSVKDATAEYSGNVIRLFATLVLPEKANTSLNHVWQVGASVTNGVPDKHDFSPANLNAKGSLDLLSGQSSSGGSSSSSDSRVKRKNIHGILNVVSWGLLFPIGIIIARYLRTFPSADPLWFYLHASCQLSAYVIGVAGWGTGLKLGSESKGFQYTGHRNIGIALFALATVQIFALFLRPQKDHKYRFYWNIYHHGLGYAILVLSIVNVFKGIDILNPAKKWKHAYITVLIALAVIAVLLEAITWVVVMRRKSNKSTKPYDGFSDGQGRQLPLSS, via the exons ATGGCGTCTTCTTTCGCAAAGCCTCTGCTAATTCTGTCAGCTTTACTGCTTTCCCTCCTAATCTCACCTTCACAATCAGCAACCTGTTCCTCACAGACACTCTCCAATAACAAATTATACGCCCACTGCAACGATTTGCCTTCTCTGGATTCTTACCTCCATTATTCCTATGATCCCGTCCAGTCCACTTTATCCGTGGCCTTCATCGCTCCTCCCGCTAAACCCAACGGTTGGATTGCATGGGCTATTAATCCCACCGGCTCCGGCATGCTTGGGGCCCAATCCTTAATCGCATTCAGAAACTCCGCCGGTCAAATGACcgttaagacctataacataaCCTCCTACGCGCCCCCAATTAAGGAGTCTAAGGTCTGGTTTTCCGTGAAGGACGCCACAGCGGAGTACTCCGGCAATGTTATCCGGCTGTTTGCCACGCTGGTCTTGCCGGAGAAGGCAAACACGTCTTTGAATCATGTGTGGCAGGTGGGCGCGTCGGTTACCAACGGCGTTCCGGATAAGCATGATTTCTCGCCGGCAAATTTGAATGCCAAGGGAAGCTTGGATTTGCTGAGCGGGCAGAGTAGTAGCGGTggctcttcttcctcttcagaTTCGAGGGTCAAAAGGAAAAAT ATTCATGGAATCCTGAATGTTGTCAGTTGGGGACTATTGTTTCCTATCGGTATCATCATAGCAAGGTACTTGAGAACATTTCCTTCTGCAGACCCCCTGTGGTTTTATCTTCATGCTTCTTGCCAGTTATCAGCCTATGTGATTGGGGTTGCCGGTTGGGGCACCGGTTTGAAGCTTGGAAGTGAATCTAAGGGTTTTCAGTACACTGGTCATCGGAATATTGGGATCGCACTCTTCGCGCTTGCCACAGTGCAG ATATTCGCATTATTCCTGAGGCCTCAAAAGGACCACAAGTACCGCTTCTACTGGAATATTTATCACCACGGACTTGGCTATGCAATCCTCGTGCTCAGCATCGTGAACGTCTTTAAAGGCATAGATATTCTAAATCCTGCGAAGAAGTGGAAACATGCATACATCACCGTGCTCATTGCGTTGGCGGTGATCGCTGTGTTGTTGGAAGCAATCACTTGGGTGGTGGTCATGCGGAGGAAATCAAACAAGTCCACAAAACCATACGACGGTTTCAGCGACGGGCAGGGGAGGCAGCTACCTCTATCCTCCTAA